The Saccharopolyspora gloriosae genome window below encodes:
- a CDS encoding transketolase-like TK C-terminal-containing protein, whose protein sequence is MVDNAVAHEDATRDAREDAALAEIERRVLWLSTAIIHEANRNRPNPSGLKVGGHQASCASMVSIMTALWFHELGPDDRVSVKPHASPVLHAINYLIGELDESYLPTLREFGGLQSYPSRSKDPDPVDYSTGSVGIGATAPIWGALARRYVRSTTERGGTGRQFSLVGDAELDEGAVWEALLDPSVAELGELVWIVDLNRQSLDRVVPNIAAGRLHGMFAAAGWQTLELKYGRLLEELFTRPGGAQLRDRIDGMTNPEYQRLLRCDAAQLRERLPGDGADREAISALLAELDDATLLDAARNLGGHDLGALRDVFGDIDDDRPTVIFAYTVKGHGLPTEGHPQNHSSLLTQEQFDALAPRLGADVDRPWERFAADGAAGRLCAETGARLRRESTSSTPPPALPQDIGRTPAGAATTQAALGRVLLDLTRQSPEAARRVVTVCPDVSSTTNLGGWVNKVGVWSSRQRRDWFADDAETILHWREQPTGQHLELGIAETNLVGLLGELGATWSRWGEPLLPIGVLYDPFVERALEPWSFGIYAGGQSILVGTPSGVSLAPEGGAHQSIKTPSIGLEQPGCVSYEPAFALDVEWALLASLAQLGKPDGSSAYLRLSTRQVDQTLAAVPADPAARERRRRQVVAGAYPLRSTENPKLTIAAMGVTVTEALAAADRLGQAGVDTDVVCVTSPDLLFRALRARQGRQEGSSWILDQAFPAHRAAPLVTVCDGHPHTLAYLATINQVPGTTLGVTGFGQSGSPEDVYQHHGLDTDSIVRAGLDLLA, encoded by the coding sequence ATGGTGGACAACGCAGTCGCACACGAGGACGCGACGCGGGACGCGCGCGAGGACGCGGCGCTCGCGGAGATCGAGCGGCGCGTGCTGTGGCTGTCCACGGCGATCATCCACGAGGCGAACCGGAACCGGCCCAACCCGTCGGGCCTCAAGGTCGGCGGGCACCAGGCGTCCTGCGCCTCGATGGTGTCGATCATGACGGCGCTGTGGTTCCACGAGCTCGGCCCGGACGACCGGGTGTCGGTGAAGCCGCACGCCTCCCCCGTGCTGCACGCCATCAACTACCTCATCGGCGAGCTCGACGAGAGCTACCTGCCGACGCTGCGCGAGTTCGGCGGGCTGCAGAGCTACCCGAGCCGTTCGAAGGACCCCGACCCGGTCGACTACTCCACCGGCTCCGTCGGCATCGGGGCGACCGCGCCGATCTGGGGCGCGCTGGCACGGCGCTACGTGCGCTCCACCACCGAACGCGGCGGCACCGGGCGCCAGTTCTCCCTCGTCGGCGACGCGGAGCTCGACGAGGGCGCGGTGTGGGAGGCGCTGCTGGACCCGTCGGTCGCCGAGCTCGGCGAACTGGTCTGGATCGTCGACCTCAACCGGCAGTCCCTGGACCGGGTGGTGCCGAACATCGCCGCCGGGCGGCTGCACGGCATGTTCGCTGCCGCGGGCTGGCAGACGCTGGAGCTCAAGTACGGGCGGCTGCTGGAGGAGCTGTTCACCCGGCCCGGCGGCGCGCAGCTGCGCGACCGCATCGACGGGATGACCAACCCCGAGTACCAGCGGCTGCTGCGCTGCGACGCCGCCCAGCTCCGCGAGCGGCTGCCCGGTGACGGGGCGGACCGCGAGGCGATCTCCGCGCTGCTGGCCGAGCTCGACGACGCGACGCTGCTGGACGCGGCGCGCAACCTCGGCGGCCACGACCTGGGCGCGCTGCGCGACGTGTTCGGCGACATCGACGACGACCGGCCGACGGTGATCTTCGCGTACACGGTGAAGGGCCACGGCCTGCCCACCGAGGGGCACCCGCAGAACCACTCCTCGCTGCTCACCCAGGAGCAGTTCGACGCGCTCGCGCCGCGGCTGGGCGCCGACGTGGACCGGCCGTGGGAACGCTTCGCCGCCGACGGCGCCGCGGGCCGGCTGTGCGCCGAGACGGGAGCGCGGCTGCGGCGGGAGAGCACCTCCAGCACGCCGCCGCCCGCGTTGCCGCAGGACATCGGCCGCACCCCGGCGGGTGCGGCGACCACGCAGGCCGCGCTGGGGCGCGTGCTGCTCGACCTCACCCGGCAGTCCCCGGAGGCCGCGCGCCGCGTCGTCACCGTGTGCCCGGACGTCAGCTCCACCACGAACCTCGGCGGCTGGGTGAACAAGGTCGGAGTGTGGTCGTCGCGGCAGCGCCGCGACTGGTTCGCCGACGACGCCGAGACCATCCTGCACTGGCGCGAACAGCCCACCGGCCAGCACCTCGAACTCGGCATCGCCGAGACGAACCTGGTGGGACTGCTGGGAGAACTCGGCGCCACCTGGAGCCGGTGGGGCGAGCCGCTGCTGCCGATCGGCGTGCTCTACGACCCGTTCGTGGAGCGCGCGCTGGAGCCGTGGTCGTTCGGGATCTACGCGGGCGGGCAGTCGATCCTCGTCGGCACGCCCTCCGGGGTGAGCCTCGCGCCGGAGGGCGGCGCGCACCAGTCCATCAAGACCCCGTCCATCGGCCTGGAGCAGCCGGGCTGCGTGAGCTACGAACCCGCGTTCGCGCTGGACGTGGAGTGGGCGCTGCTGGCGTCGCTGGCGCAGCTGGGGAAACCGGACGGTTCCTCGGCGTACCTGCGGCTGTCGACGCGGCAGGTCGACCAGACGCTGGCGGCGGTGCCGGCGGACCCGGCGGCGCGCGAACGCCGCAGGCGCCAGGTCGTGGCGGGCGCGTATCCGTTGCGCAGCACGGAGAACCCGAAGCTGACCATCGCCGCGATGGGCGTGACGGTGACCGAGGCGCTGGCCGCCGCGGACCGCCTCGGGCAGGCGGGCGTGGACACCGACGTGGTGTGCGTGACCAGCCCCGACCTGCTGTTCCGCGCGCTGCGGGCGCGGCAGGGCCGCCAGGAGGGGTCGAGCTGGATCCTGGACCAGGCGTTCCCCGCGCACCGGGCCGCACCGCTGGTGACGGTCTGCGACGGGCATCCGCACACGCTGGCCTACCTCGCCACCATCAACCAGGTCCCCGGCACGACCTTGGGCGTGACGGGCTTCGGCCAGTCCGGCTCCCCCGAGGACGTTTACCAGCACCACGGACTCGACACCGACAGCATCGTCCGCGCTGGCCTCGACCTGCTGGCGTGA